A single window of Nostoc sp. C052 DNA harbors:
- a CDS encoding fatty acid desaturase, with protein sequence METAVKKSDFVLSPYMNSRDLRATYQILNTVVPYVVLWFLAHKAAAICFWLLAPTMVLMTLFSARCFSLMHDCGHYSLFRSKRVNQIIGFILGVINAIPQYPWSRGHAYHHKSNGDWQRYRGPSALLSTEEFARLSPSAQRRYELLRHPFMIFPGGFFYIAIKPRLALIAGIYDFINHLVTCLQQDPFMDLPQIISSHKSRNWYTATEFWHLLFNNICVVGIWIFLGYLLGFGFFVSVYSITLTCAAAILICVFFVQHNFDGSYAHKTEGWDYLEGAIEGSSYLELPTVLKWFSADIGYHNIHHLCDRIPNYNLQACHNQNIHLLRSVKTLRMVDIPDCFKYILWDCPSNRLTSIASFRQAAQSIDLERVNEA encoded by the coding sequence ATGGAAACCGCAGTGAAAAAGTCGGATTTTGTCCTGAGTCCTTACATGAACAGCAGGGACTTGCGGGCAACTTATCAAATTCTGAATACGGTTGTGCCTTATGTAGTTTTATGGTTTTTAGCACACAAAGCAGCTGCTATTTGTTTTTGGTTGCTTGCGCCTACTATGGTTTTGATGACGCTGTTTTCAGCGCGTTGTTTTTCTTTAATGCATGATTGCGGACACTATTCACTCTTTCGTTCAAAAAGGGTTAATCAAATTATCGGTTTTATTCTGGGGGTGATCAACGCGATCCCTCAATATCCGTGGTCAAGAGGACATGCCTATCACCACAAAAGCAACGGTGATTGGCAACGCTATCGCGGTCCTAGTGCATTACTCTCTACTGAGGAGTTTGCTCGCCTCAGTCCATCTGCCCAAAGGCGTTATGAATTACTGAGGCACCCATTTATGATCTTTCCGGGAGGTTTTTTCTATATCGCGATTAAGCCAAGACTCGCCCTGATTGCCGGAATATATGATTTTATAAATCATCTAGTGACTTGCTTGCAGCAAGATCCTTTTATGGATTTACCTCAAATCATCTCCTCTCACAAGTCTAGAAATTGGTACACTGCGACTGAATTTTGGCATCTGTTGTTCAATAACATTTGTGTAGTCGGCATCTGGATTTTTCTGGGGTATTTACTTGGATTTGGTTTTTTCGTGAGTGTTTACTCAATCACGCTAACTTGTGCTGCGGCAATCCTCATCTGCGTCTTCTTTGTTCAGCACAACTTTGATGGCTCTTACGCCCACAAAACTGAAGGGTGGGACTATCTTGAAGGAGCAATTGAGGGCAGCAGTTATCTGGAGTTACCCACCGTTTTAAAGTGGTTTTCCGCCGATATCGGCTACCATAACATTCATCATCTTTGCGACAGAATCCCCAATTACAACCTCCAAGCTTGCCACAATCAAAATATTCACCTGCTTAGAAGTGTAAAAACGCTGCGAATGGTAGATATTCCTGATTGCTTCAAATACATTCTGTGGGATTGTCCCTCTAATCGCCTCACGTCGATAGCATCGTTTCGTCAAGCGGCACAATCTATCGACCTAGAGAGAGTCAACGAAGCGTAA
- a CDS encoding DUF1186 domain-containing protein, which translates to MDVTGDIVTEDLGRIFASVSHGNIEPLKQLISNQQINEYVRSANTSEVQH; encoded by the coding sequence ATGGATGTAACCGGAGATATAGTAACGGAGGATTTAGGGAGAATATTTGCTTCTGTGAGTCATGGAAATATTGAACCACTAAAACAACTAATATCAAATCAGCAAATCAATGAATACGTCAGAAGTGCGAATACGTCAGAAGTGCAGCATTAG
- a CDS encoding HEAT repeat domain-containing protein translates to MSKSQKLEEILSILAKIREHPTSEEGMIILRKGLKSKYSIAVAQAAKIVGESTITKLVADLVEAFARMMIKPAQVDQNCLAKKEIAQTLYHLEYSDEDLFLQGIRHVQMEPVWGGVEDTAAHLRGICALGLVRMNYSDVMNELADLLADPKPEARVAAVKAIAYTGNPQGVPLLRLKTRIGDQAPQVISECFSALLQLAPTDSVAIVASFLFDPKEQICELAALTLGESRLEEAFDLLRNCWQQTRNVELRGTLLLAIGMLRQDKAIDYLISIVAQGKDIDAKDAIAALAIYREDRELWQRVDRASEQRANQ, encoded by the coding sequence ATGTCAAAATCGCAAAAACTAGAAGAAATTTTATCTATTCTTGCCAAAATTAGAGAGCATCCGACAAGTGAAGAAGGGATGATAATTTTACGCAAAGGTCTTAAGAGTAAATATTCTATAGCTGTTGCTCAAGCAGCCAAGATAGTAGGTGAATCTACTATCACTAAGTTGGTTGCTGATCTTGTAGAAGCTTTTGCACGAATGATGATCAAACCCGCACAAGTAGACCAAAATTGTCTTGCCAAGAAAGAGATAGCACAAACACTGTATCACTTAGAATACAGCGATGAAGACCTTTTTTTGCAAGGGATTCGACACGTTCAAATGGAGCCAGTATGGGGAGGAGTTGAAGATACTGCTGCCCATCTGCGGGGTATATGTGCTTTAGGTCTGGTGAGAATGAACTACTCAGATGTAATGAACGAATTAGCCGATCTACTAGCTGACCCCAAACCAGAAGCAAGAGTTGCTGCTGTAAAGGCGATCGCCTACACAGGAAATCCCCAAGGTGTACCTTTACTTCGTTTAAAAACCCGCATAGGCGATCAAGCACCACAGGTGATTTCGGAGTGCTTCAGTGCTTTGTTGCAACTAGCTCCGACTGATTCAGTTGCAATAGTTGCTAGTTTTCTTTTTGACCCAAAGGAGCAAATCTGTGAGTTAGCAGCATTGACGTTGGGTGAATCACGATTAGAGGAAGCATTTGATCTTCTCAGAAATTGCTGGCAGCAAACAAGAAATGTAGAACTTCGTGGCACATTGTTACTAGCAATAGGGATGTTGCGACAAGATAAAGCAATAGATTACCTGATTTCAATAGTGGCTCAAGGAAAAGACATTGATGCAAAAGATGCGATTGCAGCGTTGGCTATTTATCGAGAAGACCGTGAACTGTGGCAGCGAGTTGATCGAGCTAGTGAACAAAGAGCCAATCAATAG
- a CDS encoding acyltransferase produces MENKLESGPIGEFKTSSSQWSILAVVRFFLAFTIVCGHINHFKFASGTDALTNILFTFGDFAGPSAVLGFFLISGFSIASSISRNTKGFYQRRIFRIYPLYAISIIGSIVPFLLLGRSIIDVPNGHFFRSGVLEIIKNLLFLQSFVTLPLSSNNVVWSLSIEVFFYLLAPLFNKTSSDKLIILIGFSSLVFALYPILERILHPQSPLPDFRFLKHGLVVVFTLWTWLLGFLYFRYKSFFWSKIAVIILGCSLIILNHSHDGRFGVFAFFITSVSVVYSSEIKLPQALIKLFDYLGNVSYPLYLFHFPTLIFSYSVLGSKNAFALVTSSLFVSIFFYHLVDVPIRLKKADDKKLLNC; encoded by the coding sequence GTGGAAAATAAACTTGAATCAGGGCCAATAGGTGAATTTAAAACTAGCTCTAGTCAATGGAGCATTTTGGCTGTCGTTCGTTTCTTTCTTGCCTTTACTATAGTTTGTGGTCACATAAACCATTTCAAGTTTGCCTCTGGTACAGATGCTCTAACCAATATCTTATTTACGTTTGGCGATTTCGCTGGTCCTTCGGCTGTTCTGGGATTTTTTCTAATTTCAGGTTTCTCAATAGCAAGTTCTATTAGCCGAAATACGAAGGGTTTTTATCAGCGCAGAATTTTCCGAATCTATCCTCTTTACGCTATATCAATTATTGGATCAATAGTGCCGTTTTTATTATTAGGAAGAAGCATTATCGATGTTCCTAACGGACACTTTTTTCGCTCTGGAGTTTTGGAGATTATAAAAAACTTACTGTTTTTACAGAGTTTTGTGACTTTACCACTTAGTTCAAACAACGTAGTATGGAGTTTAAGTATTGAAGTGTTTTTTTATCTTTTAGCACCATTATTTAATAAAACTAGCAGTGATAAGCTGATTATTTTAATTGGATTTTCCTCCTTGGTCTTTGCTTTATATCCCATCTTAGAACGGATACTACATCCGCAATCACCTCTCCCTGACTTCCGTTTTTTAAAACACGGATTAGTTGTAGTTTTTACTTTGTGGACATGGCTTTTGGGTTTTTTATACTTTCGTTACAAAAGTTTTTTTTGGAGCAAAATCGCAGTAATTATTCTAGGATGCTCTCTGATTATTTTAAATCATTCGCATGACGGTCGGTTTGGTGTATTTGCATTTTTTATAACCAGTGTAAGTGTAGTTTATTCATCTGAAATTAAGCTTCCTCAAGCTTTGATTAAACTTTTTGATTATTTAGGGAATGTATCTTATCCTCTTTATTTATTTCACTTTCCAACATTAATTTTTAGCTATTCTGTTTTAGGTAGTAAAAATGCATTTGCCTTAGTTACTTCCAGCTTATTCGTTTCAATATTTTTCTACCACCTTGTTGATGTACCAATAAGATTGAAAAAAGCTGATGACAAAAAACTTCTTAATTGCTAA
- a CDS encoding AIPR family protein: MPKTWNIKIDNYIQANANCIIATAHVDSFPIDLPLEPNIREPNRKSATYRQIFDSLTTEPGKFFSRHSGIVLSANKVKPVKNKTELELEVLEASEGGSDGIINGGHTVLAFEQAKNYKYDLSLARVKVTIHIGLTEESALDIALASNTTTPVDSRSKVNARGDYKFIKQYLAQLEKKEERKFRIAYYQNQSSAPRNAQCNVNHLLKLINCLDRNRYNPDGNKRTKHPTGTSIPSQITDAERERLTALLPLLSQALWIEQRLYEIIQEHISNPRRKGVNDLASIDIRKTTLLPDSKYSFGFGAPTDLALPIIASYRVFLDKDYKWILPFNEFAEDFLQHLWNNYFRKYLVSEKTAGNTVGTKISRNQEIWESLYISAQSYLNQHLMKMVNSSKEEEPKVTQGTKGRLQAGKK; the protein is encoded by the coding sequence ATGCCCAAGACTTGGAACATCAAGATAGATAACTATATTCAAGCCAACGCCAATTGCATCATCGCCACTGCTCATGTAGACTCATTCCCTATAGACCTGCCGCTAGAACCGAATATCCGGGAACCCAACCGCAAAAGCGCGACCTACAGACAAATCTTCGACTCACTGACCACCGAACCTGGAAAATTCTTCTCCCGCCACAGTGGAATCGTCCTGTCAGCTAATAAAGTTAAACCTGTCAAGAACAAAACTGAACTGGAGCTAGAAGTCTTAGAAGCTAGCGAGGGGGGTAGCGATGGCATTATCAATGGAGGTCACACAGTTTTAGCTTTTGAGCAAGCGAAAAATTACAAATATGACCTCAGCCTTGCCAGAGTAAAAGTTACGATTCACATCGGACTGACTGAAGAATCAGCCCTAGACATAGCCCTGGCAAGTAATACTACAACCCCAGTAGATTCTCGCTCCAAAGTCAACGCCAGAGGTGATTACAAATTCATCAAGCAGTATTTAGCGCAGTTAGAAAAGAAAGAAGAGAGAAAATTTAGAATAGCCTATTACCAAAACCAAAGCAGCGCTCCCAGAAATGCCCAGTGCAATGTGAACCATTTGCTGAAGTTGATAAACTGCCTAGATAGAAACAGATACAACCCCGACGGCAATAAACGAACCAAACACCCAACAGGTACAAGTATCCCCTCTCAAATCACAGACGCAGAAAGGGAAAGATTAACCGCCTTACTGCCTCTGCTATCTCAGGCTTTGTGGATAGAGCAAAGACTGTACGAAATAATCCAAGAACATATCAGCAACCCCAGAAGAAAGGGTGTGAACGATTTAGCATCAATAGATATACGTAAAACTACATTGTTGCCGGACAGCAAGTACTCTTTTGGGTTTGGTGCGCCAACTGACCTCGCACTACCGATAATCGCCTCATATCGGGTATTTCTAGACAAAGACTATAAATGGATTCTGCCGTTTAACGAATTCGCTGAAGATTTCCTCCAACACTTGTGGAATAACTATTTCCGTAAATACTTGGTGTCGGAGAAAACAGCAGGAAATACAGTGGGCACAAAAATAAGTCGCAATCAAGAGATTTGGGAAAGTCTTTATATCTCAGCGCAGAGTTATCTAAATCAGCACTTGATGAAAATGGTCAATTCCAGTAAGGAAGAAGAACCGAAGGTGACACAAGGTACAAAAGGACGGTTGCAAGCAGGTAAGAAATAG
- a CDS encoding DUF2811 domain-containing protein: MNSTQNIFTTLPETLHQSLNTYLEKHPDWDEHRLITAAISLFLLQNADGDRGVSQVYLETLFRHG; the protein is encoded by the coding sequence ATGAACTCAACCCAAAACATCTTTACTACTCTTCCCGAAACGCTACATCAATCTCTCAATACCTACCTAGAAAAACATCCTGATTGGGATGAACATCGCCTTATTACCGCAGCCATCTCCCTGTTTCTGCTACAAAATGCAGATGGCGATCGCGGTGTTTCCCAAGTTTATCTCGAAACTCTGTTTCGTCACGGCTAA
- a CDS encoding sigma-70 family RNA polymerase sigma factor: MSSLSSDMVRIYLQEIGQYPLLKPEEEIAYARLVQEMIAIEQSKNELTQQLDREPTMTELANAVEKTEAQVRAALHLGQKAKQKMVTANLRLVVHQPKIAGWRSAEEQGSRGAEERFVQVLSPLPLRTSAPLLATTQSSLGRLLVVSVAKKYQNRNLEFLDLIQEGAIGLQRGIEKFDPNRGYKLSTYAYWWIRQEITRAIAEQSRTIRLPIHLTEILTKIRKVQRESFQKLGRHATAEEIATLLNISTDKLREYLTASRTAISLNKQVGDEKETELGEILASDAASPEKLLSQELLSQDVAKFLEPLTPIQRQVLTLSFGLENDQHFNLAQIGQQLNLSRERIRQIQVKAISILRHRQNDMQEYLFD; encoded by the coding sequence ATGTCCAGCCTCAGTTCAGACATGGTTCGCATATATTTGCAAGAAATTGGTCAGTATCCTTTATTGAAGCCAGAGGAAGAAATTGCTTATGCAAGACTTGTACAAGAAATGATTGCCATTGAGCAATCTAAAAATGAACTCACCCAACAGCTAGACCGGGAACCAACAATGACAGAATTAGCCAATGCTGTCGAAAAAACCGAAGCACAAGTCCGAGCAGCGCTGCACCTTGGCCAAAAAGCTAAACAAAAAATGGTGACAGCAAACCTGCGGCTAGTAGTTCACCAACCCAAAATTGCTGGGTGGAGGTCGGCAGAGGAGCAGGGGAGCAGGGGAGCAGAGGAGAGATTTGTACAAGTTCTTTCCCCCCTGCCCCTCCGCACCTCTGCCCCTCTGCTTGCCACCACGCAAAGTTCCCTTGGCAGACTACTAGTAGTATCTGTTGCCAAGAAATACCAGAACCGGAATTTGGAATTCTTAGATTTGATCCAAGAAGGAGCAATCGGTTTGCAAAGGGGTATAGAAAAGTTTGATCCCAACCGGGGGTATAAGCTATCAACCTACGCCTACTGGTGGATTCGTCAGGAGATTACACGCGCCATAGCAGAACAATCGCGCACTATTAGATTGCCTATTCATCTCACTGAAATACTTACCAAAATTAGAAAAGTACAGCGAGAAAGCTTTCAAAAACTCGGTCGTCATGCCACTGCCGAAGAAATTGCAACACTCTTAAACATAAGCACAGATAAGCTTCGAGAATATCTCACTGCTTCTCGCACAGCCATTTCTTTAAATAAACAAGTAGGAGATGAAAAAGAGACAGAATTGGGCGAAATTTTAGCCAGCGATGCCGCTTCACCAGAAAAACTCCTTAGCCAAGAACTTTTATCGCAAGATGTAGCTAAATTCTTAGAACCATTGACACCTATACAGCGTCAAGTGTTGACTTTAAGCTTTGGGCTAGAGAACGATCAGCATTTCAATCTAGCTCAGATTGGCCAACAGCTAAACCTCAGCCGAGAACGGATTCGTCAAATCCAGGTCAAAGCTATAAGTATTCTCCGCCATCGACAAAACGACATGCAAGAGTATTTATTTGATTAA
- a CDS encoding ATP-dependent RecD-like DNA helicase — protein sequence MARLTRPRSTELTTIVGSFANIQPGQTLQLTGFWRDHPQFGSQFQVVNYKETKPATLTGIEKYLGSGLIKGVGPVTARRIVAHFGLETLDIIENQIERLIEVQGIAKKRITLIKNAWSTQKAIKEVKVFLQGHGVSTTYAVKIYKQYKDEAIATVTKNPYQLAADIYGIGFLTADKIARNIGIAPDSEFRYRAGIVHCLSEAAEDGHCYLPQSELIESVIKLLTTESHQPTEEAIAQIIKDMALTDELIREWDENKTLLCYKPTYFHTEQNLAQLIRQRLEKPVETDIERVRDWINRFTASRKIQLSEQQLQAVETAAYSKIMILTGGPGVGKTFTTHTIVSLWKAMGKSIALAAPTGRAAQRLGEMTGLEAKTIHRLLEFDPRSRGFKRDSENPLPHTAIIADEASMLDLFLAYSLIKAVLAGALLLLVGDIDQLPSVGPGQILADLINSGCVPVVRLTQVFRQAQTSAIITAAHQINRGIYPTIEPISDNPVSDCIWHGGGHQPEHGVQAICELITDFIPRLGFNPATDVQVLCPMTRGVVGTRNLNTVLQQLINPPSPNKVEINRGGNLLREGDRIIQLTNDYNREVFNGDLGIIQNIDTVEQEVAVQYGERTVVYDYADLNEIALVVRQPKIAGWRSAEEQGSRGAEERFVQVLSPLPLRTSASLLATTQSYLGRLLAWCVTIHKSQGSEYPVVILPIYMQHYMMLTRNLFYTGLTRAKKLAIVVGAKKAISLAVRSTDDQRRYTRLQQRLLQAGLNC from the coding sequence GTGGCAAGACTGACTCGCCCACGTAGCACCGAACTCACAACAATTGTTGGCAGCTTTGCTAACATCCAGCCAGGTCAAACTCTACAGCTAACTGGTTTCTGGCGGGATCATCCACAATTTGGGTCACAGTTCCAGGTAGTTAATTATAAAGAAACCAAACCAGCCACTCTGACTGGAATTGAGAAATACCTCGGCAGTGGGCTGATTAAAGGTGTTGGCCCAGTCACAGCAAGACGGATTGTTGCTCACTTCGGGCTAGAAACCCTGGACATCATCGAAAACCAGATTGAACGACTGATTGAAGTCCAGGGTATTGCCAAAAAACGGATCACTCTCATTAAAAACGCCTGGTCAACTCAAAAAGCGATCAAAGAAGTGAAGGTGTTTCTCCAGGGGCATGGTGTTTCTACCACCTATGCTGTGAAGATTTACAAGCAATATAAGGATGAGGCGATCGCTACTGTTACCAAAAACCCCTACCAGCTAGCAGCCGATATCTATGGGATCGGTTTTCTGACTGCTGACAAGATTGCGAGAAATATAGGAATTGCACCGGACTCAGAATTTCGTTATCGTGCGGGGATTGTCCACTGTCTAAGTGAGGCCGCCGAAGATGGTCACTGTTACCTGCCACAAAGCGAACTGATTGAGTCGGTAATAAAACTACTGACTACCGAATCTCATCAGCCCACAGAAGAAGCAATTGCACAAATCATCAAAGACATGGCTCTAACAGATGAACTGATTAGAGAGTGGGATGAGAATAAAACCCTACTTTGCTACAAACCGACTTACTTTCATACGGAACAGAATTTAGCTCAACTGATCCGCCAACGCTTAGAAAAGCCTGTTGAGACTGACATTGAGCGTGTGCGTGATTGGATTAACCGCTTTACAGCCAGCCGTAAAATTCAGCTTTCAGAACAGCAACTCCAAGCTGTAGAAACAGCAGCCTACTCCAAAATCATGATCCTCACAGGTGGCCCTGGCGTTGGAAAAACCTTCACAACTCACACCATTGTCAGCCTGTGGAAAGCAATGGGTAAATCCATAGCCCTAGCTGCACCCACTGGACGTGCTGCTCAACGTTTAGGTGAAATGACTGGGCTGGAAGCTAAAACTATTCATCGCTTGTTAGAATTTGACCCGCGCTCAAGGGGTTTCAAGCGTGATAGCGAAAATCCTTTACCCCACACGGCAATTATCGCTGACGAAGCTTCGATGCTTGATTTGTTTCTGGCTTACTCCTTAATTAAAGCAGTACTAGCTGGCGCTTTACTGTTGTTGGTGGGTGACATTGACCAGTTACCATCTGTGGGCCCAGGTCAAATACTCGCTGATTTGATTAATTCTGGTTGCGTGCCAGTAGTGCGGTTAACTCAGGTATTCCGCCAAGCTCAAACAAGTGCAATTATCACTGCTGCTCACCAAATTAATCGAGGAATTTATCCCACAATCGAGCCAATCTCCGACAATCCTGTGTCCGACTGTATTTGGCACGGCGGCGGACATCAGCCCGAACATGGTGTACAGGCAATCTGCGAGTTGATTACCGATTTCATCCCTCGGCTGGGTTTTAATCCCGCTACTGATGTCCAGGTACTTTGCCCGATGACGCGGGGTGTAGTTGGGACTCGCAACCTAAATACTGTGTTGCAGCAGTTGATTAATCCACCCAGCCCCAACAAGGTGGAGATTAACAGAGGTGGAAATTTATTACGCGAGGGCGATCGCATCATCCAGCTAACCAATGACTACAACCGCGAAGTTTTCAACGGCGACTTAGGAATTATCCAAAACATTGATACTGTCGAGCAGGAAGTTGCAGTGCAATATGGTGAGCGGACTGTGGTTTACGATTACGCTGACCTCAATGAAATTGCGCTAGTAGTTCGCCAACCCAAAATTGCTGGGTGGAGGTCGGCAGAGGAGCAAGGGAGCAGGGGAGCAGAGGAGAGATTTGTACAAGTTCTTTCCCCCTTGCCCCTCCGCACCTCTGCCTCTCTGCTTGCCACCACGCAAAGTTACCTTGGCAGACTACTAGCGTGGTGCGTGACTATTCATAAAAGCCAGGGGTCAGAATATCCAGTGGTAATTTTGCCAATCTATATGCAGCACTATATGATGTTGACTCGGAACCTGTTTTACACTGGGCTGACCCGTGCCAAGAAGTTAGCGATAGTGGTTGGCGCAAAAAAAGCGATATCTCTGGCAGTGCGCTCTACTGATGACCAACGGCGGTACACAAGGTTACAGCAGAGGTTACTTCAGGCAGGACTGAATTGTTAA
- a CDS encoding ParA family protein translates to MSKVIAVFNQSGGVSKTTLTMNLGYHLAQSQQSVLLVDMDPQASLTTFMGLEPSELDKTVYEAILGEEPLPIRQNIHGMDMAPANINLSGAELELVVADMRDIRLKEALEPVIAQYQFILIDCPPSLGILSYISLVAATHVLIPIQTEYKALKGTELLLTTIARVRSRANRKLQIAGVVPTMYDNRTGQGSQSLQSITNSLSKIGTIYPAIPRSVAFADAAQEHIPLALYNSKHPSVTILKQIAQNLETLP, encoded by the coding sequence ATGAGCAAAGTCATTGCAGTTTTTAATCAGTCGGGTGGTGTCAGCAAAACTACTCTGACAATGAATTTAGGCTACCATTTGGCTCAAAGTCAGCAAAGCGTTTTATTAGTGGATATGGACCCCCAGGCTTCACTAACTACTTTTATGGGATTAGAGCCATCTGAACTAGATAAGACAGTTTATGAAGCTATTCTGGGAGAAGAACCATTACCAATTCGTCAGAATATACATGGGATGGATATGGCCCCCGCGAACATTAACTTAAGTGGCGCAGAATTAGAACTTGTTGTCGCAGATATGCGAGATATTCGACTAAAGGAGGCTCTTGAACCAGTTATCGCACAATACCAATTCATTTTAATTGATTGTCCACCAAGTCTCGGTATTCTTAGCTATATTAGCTTGGTGGCAGCCACACACGTACTCATTCCTATTCAAACTGAATATAAAGCTTTAAAAGGAACAGAACTATTGTTAACAACGATTGCGCGTGTCCGTTCTCGGGCAAATCGAAAATTACAGATTGCTGGAGTAGTTCCAACCATGTACGATAACCGAACTGGACAAGGCTCCCAAAGCTTACAGTCAATTACTAATTCTCTATCTAAGATTGGTACCATTTATCCAGCTATTCCTCGATCCGTAGCTTTTGCTGATGCAGCCCAAGAGCATATACCGTTAGCACTTTACAATTCTAAGCATCCATCTGTCACTATTCTCAAACAGATTGCTCAAAATTTGGAGACGTTGCCATGA